A stretch of Vannielia litorea DNA encodes these proteins:
- a CDS encoding multidrug effflux MFS transporter codes for MSYGSRVRFADRSTPPHVLTLVLVASMTALTMNVFLPSLPAMAAHFNTEYRVIGLAVSLFLAVNAVLQIIVGPLSDWFGRRVVLIASITIFLFATLGCIYAPTVESFLFFRMCQAVVATGMVLSRAIVRDVVPMNQAASMIGYVTMGMSLVPMIAPALGGKLDEWFGWQANFWLMFGFGVVLLALVLTDLGETLHTRKARFSEQFGGYPTLLSSYRFWGYALASAFASGSFFAYLGGAPFLATNYFGLEPATMGFYFGFPAIGYLLGNAFTGRFASRFGINRMILWGCLLTVIGLSLHLAAYLAGLRDPFLFFAFFTFVGLGNGLVMPNGAAGLVSVRPDLAGSASGLGGAIQIAGGAALSALAAALLGEGSTPLPLLTLMVSTALCSLVAIIVVLLRERQLAGTPGALP; via the coding sequence ATGAGTTACGGAAGCCGGGTCCGCTTCGCCGACCGCAGCACCCCACCCCATGTTCTGACCCTCGTGCTCGTCGCCTCGATGACCGCGCTGACGATGAATGTCTTCCTGCCGTCCCTGCCCGCGATGGCCGCGCATTTCAACACCGAGTACCGGGTGATCGGCCTCGCCGTCTCGCTGTTTCTCGCGGTCAACGCGGTGCTGCAAATCATCGTCGGCCCGCTGTCCGACTGGTTCGGGCGGCGCGTCGTGCTGATCGCCTCGATCACCATCTTCCTCTTCGCCACGCTGGGCTGCATCTACGCGCCCACCGTCGAGAGCTTCCTGTTCTTCCGCATGTGCCAGGCCGTGGTGGCCACCGGCATGGTGCTGTCGCGCGCCATCGTCCGCGACGTGGTGCCGATGAACCAGGCCGCCTCGATGATCGGCTATGTCACCATGGGCATGAGTCTGGTGCCGATGATCGCGCCCGCCCTCGGCGGCAAGCTCGACGAATGGTTCGGCTGGCAGGCCAACTTCTGGCTGATGTTCGGCTTCGGCGTGGTGCTGCTGGCGCTGGTGCTCACCGACCTCGGCGAAACCCTGCACACCCGCAAGGCCCGCTTCTCCGAGCAGTTCGGCGGCTACCCCACGCTGCTGTCGTCCTACCGCTTCTGGGGCTACGCGCTGGCCTCCGCCTTCGCCTCCGGCTCCTTCTTCGCCTACCTCGGCGGCGCGCCCTTCCTGGCCACCAACTACTTCGGCCTCGAGCCCGCGACCATGGGCTTCTACTTCGGCTTCCCGGCCATCGGCTACTTGCTCGGCAACGCCTTCACCGGCCGTTTTGCCAGCCGCTTCGGCATCAACCGGATGATCCTCTGGGGCTGCCTGCTCACCGTCATCGGCCTCTCGCTGCACCTCGCCGCCTACCTCGCCGGGCTGCGCGATCCCTTCCTCTTCTTTGCCTTCTTCACCTTCGTGGGGCTGGGCAACGGGCTGGTCATGCCCAACGGCGCGGCAGGTCTCGTCTCGGTGCGGCCCGATCTCGCGGGCTCCGCCTCGGGCCTCGGCGGCGCGATCCAGATCGCCGGCGGCGCCGCGCTCTCCGCGCTGGCCGCCGCGCTGCTGGGCGAAGGCTCCACGCCGCTGCCCCTGCTGACCCTCATGGTCAGCACCGCCCTCTGCAGCCTGGTCGCCATAATCGTGGTGCTCCTGCGCGAGCGCCAGCTGGCCGGCACGCCCGGCGCGCTTCCCTGA
- a CDS encoding acyl-CoA carboxylase subunit beta, with product MKDILEQLEARRAEAREGGGQRRIDAQHAKGKLTARERIELLLDEGSFEEFDMFVAHRCTDFGMQEQRPAGDGVVTGWGTINGRMVYVFSQDFTVFGGSLSETHAQKICKIMDMAMQNGAPVIGLNDSGGARIQEGVASLAGYAEVFQRNIMASGVVPQISVIMGPCAGGAVYSPAMTDFIFMVKESSYMFVTGPDVVKTVTNEHVTAEELGGASTHTRKSSVADGAFENDVEAMTEVRRLVDFLPLNNREKPPVRPFFDDVARVEKSLDTLVPENANTPYDMKELIWKVADEGDFYEIQEDYAKNIITGFIRLEGQSVGVVANQPMVLAGCLDIDSSRKAARFVRFCDAFEIPILTFVDVPGFLPGTSQEYGGVIKHGAKLLFAYGEATVPKVTVITRKAYGGAYDVMASKHLRGDFNYAWPTAEIAVMGAKGATEILYRSELGDPEKIAARTKDYENRFANPFVAAEKGFIDEVIQPRSTRKRVARAFASLRNKKLSNPWKKHDNIPL from the coding sequence ATGAAGGACATTCTGGAGCAACTCGAGGCGCGTCGCGCGGAGGCCCGGGAGGGTGGCGGCCAACGGCGGATCGACGCGCAGCACGCCAAGGGCAAGCTGACGGCGCGCGAGCGGATCGAGCTGCTGCTGGACGAGGGCTCCTTCGAGGAGTTCGACATGTTCGTGGCGCATCGCTGCACCGACTTCGGGATGCAGGAGCAGCGCCCGGCGGGCGACGGGGTGGTGACCGGCTGGGGCACGATCAACGGCCGGATGGTCTATGTGTTCTCCCAGGACTTCACCGTGTTCGGCGGCTCGCTCAGCGAGACCCACGCCCAGAAGATCTGCAAGATCATGGACATGGCGATGCAGAACGGCGCCCCGGTGATCGGGCTCAACGACTCGGGCGGCGCCCGGATCCAGGAGGGCGTGGCCTCGCTCGCGGGCTATGCGGAGGTGTTCCAGCGCAACATCATGGCCTCCGGCGTGGTGCCGCAGATCAGCGTCATCATGGGCCCCTGCGCGGGTGGCGCGGTGTACAGCCCGGCGATGACCGACTTCATCTTCATGGTGAAGGAATCGAGCTACATGTTCGTCACCGGCCCGGACGTGGTGAAGACGGTGACCAACGAGCATGTGACCGCCGAGGAGCTGGGCGGGGCCTCGACCCACACGAGAAAGTCGAGCGTCGCCGACGGCGCCTTCGAGAACGACGTGGAGGCGATGACGGAGGTGCGCCGTCTGGTGGACTTTCTGCCGCTGAACAACCGCGAGAAGCCCCCGGTGCGGCCGTTCTTCGACGATGTGGCGCGGGTGGAGAAAAGCCTCGACACGCTGGTGCCGGAGAACGCCAACACGCCCTACGACATGAAGGAGCTGATCTGGAAGGTCGCGGACGAGGGCGACTTCTACGAGATCCAGGAAGACTACGCCAAGAACATCATCACCGGCTTCATCCGGCTGGAGGGGCAGAGCGTGGGCGTGGTGGCGAATCAGCCGATGGTGCTGGCGGGCTGCCTCGACATCGATTCGAGCCGGAAGGCCGCGCGCTTCGTCCGGTTCTGCGACGCCTTCGAGATCCCGATCCTGACCTTCGTGGATGTGCCCGGCTTTCTGCCCGGCACCAGCCAGGAGTATGGCGGGGTGATCAAGCATGGCGCCAAGCTGCTGTTCGCCTACGGCGAGGCGACCGTGCCCAAGGTGACGGTGATCACCCGCAAGGCCTATGGCGGGGCCTATGACGTGATGGCCTCCAAGCACCTGCGCGGCGATTTCAACTACGCCTGGCCCACCGCCGAGATCGCGGTGATGGGCGCCAAGGGGGCAACGGAGATTCTCTATCGCAGCGAGCTCGGAGACCCCGAGAAGATCGCCGCGCGGACGAAGGATTACGAAAACCGCTTCGCCAATCCTTTCGTGGCCGCCGAGAAGGGCTTCATCGACGAGGTGATCCAGCCGCGCTCGACCCGCAAGCGGGTGGCGCGCGCCTTTGCCTCGCTGCGCAACAAGAAGCTCTCCAACCCGTGGAAGAAACACGACAACATTCCGCTCTGA
- a CDS encoding DUF6497 family protein, whose protein sequence is MIFSCQYRLIDRRCPTDASARSGRFGRLFKAHGLLPDVRVRLFRTGEGRPRCGTVIALILSIATPACAADLPEGWAVFHDAIVERHIGETEGDEERWLIMRYLAPAIARDGGTLVYDDVSEAMDVLCNGPALETARSHESPIDQIVIALMDRVVERGQPDPEATQFIASYQVTETGCEWQ, encoded by the coding sequence ATGATTTTTTCGTGCCAATACAGGCTGATCGACCGTCGCTGCCCGACGGACGCATCAGCGAGATCTGGCCGTTTCGGTCGCCTGTTCAAGGCGCACGGCCTCTTGCCGGACGTTCGCGTTCGGCTGTTTCGCACCGGGGAGGGGAGGCCCCGGTGCGGAACCGTTATCGCCCTGATCCTTTCAATTGCGACACCGGCCTGCGCCGCCGACCTGCCGGAAGGCTGGGCGGTGTTTCATGATGCCATCGTGGAGCGCCATATCGGCGAGACCGAGGGCGACGAGGAGCGCTGGCTGATCATGCGCTACCTGGCGCCGGCGATCGCCCGCGACGGTGGCACCCTGGTCTATGACGACGTGTCCGAGGCGATGGACGTGCTCTGCAACGGCCCGGCGCTCGAGACCGCGCGGTCGCATGAATCACCCATCGACCAAATCGTCATCGCGTTGATGGACCGGGTGGTGGAACGGGGCCAACCCGACCCGGAGGCCACGCAGTTTATTGCCTCCTACCAGGTCACCGAGACGGGGTGCGAGTGGCAATGA
- a CDS encoding YMGG-like glycine zipper-containing protein: protein MQKLIWAAALPFVFALSGCLENDVQRAAVGAGIGAVAASATDNDPLVGAAVGAGVGALSDDIADAF from the coding sequence ATGCAGAAACTCATCTGGGCCGCAGCCCTTCCTTTTGTCTTTGCCCTTTCCGGGTGCCTTGAAAACGACGTGCAGCGCGCGGCTGTCGGCGCCGGCATCGGTGCCGTCGCGGCCTCTGCCACCGACAACGACCCGCTCGTCGGCGCGGCAGTCGGGGCCGGCGTGGGCGCGCTCTCGGACGACATCGCGGACGCCTTCTGA
- a CDS encoding YMGG-like glycine zipper-containing protein, translating into MQKFILAASLPALLLVAACDNDVERAAVGAGIGAVAADATGNDPVVGAAVGAGVGALSDDL; encoded by the coding sequence ATGCAGAAATTCATCCTGGCCGCCAGCCTGCCCGCCCTGCTGCTTGTCGCGGCCTGCGACAACGATGTCGAACGTGCCGCCGTCGGTGCGGGCATCGGCGCCGTCGCCGCTGACGCGACCGGCAATGACCCGGTCGTCGGCGCAGCCGTGGGCGCCGGTGTGGGCGCGCTTTCCGACGATCTCTGA
- a CDS encoding acetyl-CoA carboxylase biotin carboxylase subunit: protein MFDKILIANRGEIACRVIKTARKMGISTVAVYSDADRNALHVEMADEAVHIGPPPANQSYIVIDRIMEAIRQTGAQAVHPGYGFLSENPKFAQALAAENVAFIGPPVGAIEAMGDKITSKKIAQEAGVSTVPGYMGLIEDAEEAVRISTEIGYPVMIKASAGGGGKGMRIAWNDEEAREGFQSSKNEAAASFGDDRIFIEKFVTQPRHIEIQVLCDAHGNGIYLGERECSIQRRNQKVIEEAPSPFLDEETRRAMGEQAVALAQAVGYTSAGTVEFIVDGEKNFYFLEMNTRLQVEHPVTELITGVDLVEQMIRVANGEPLTMTQADVKLNGWAMESRIYAEDPYRNFLPSIGRLVAYCPPAEVAEAARAVRNDTGVYEGGEISMYYDPMIAKLCTWAPTRGQAIEEMRVALDSFELEGIGHNIPFLAAVMDHPKFVAGDMTTAFIAEEYPDGFAGVELSAADRRRVAAAAAAMYRVAEIRRSRVSGRMDNHERHVGEEWVVRVGSETLVTEIAADRAGSTVAFSDGTVHRVASDWTPGDSLARLQVDGKLMVLKVGKIVSGFRIRFRGADVPVKVWTPRQAELAALMPERLPPDTSRLLLCPMPGLIVKVNVAEGDEVQEGQALCTVEAMKMENILRAEKTGKVAKINAGPGDSLAVDDVIMEFE, encoded by the coding sequence ATGTTCGACAAGATCCTGATCGCCAACCGGGGCGAGATCGCCTGCCGGGTCATCAAGACGGCGCGCAAGATGGGGATCAGCACGGTGGCCGTCTATTCGGACGCCGACCGCAATGCCTTGCACGTGGAGATGGCCGACGAGGCGGTGCACATCGGCCCGCCCCCGGCGAACCAGAGCTACATCGTGATCGACCGGATCATGGAGGCCATTCGCCAGACCGGCGCACAGGCGGTGCATCCGGGCTACGGCTTTCTTTCGGAGAACCCGAAGTTCGCCCAGGCGCTGGCCGCCGAGAACGTGGCCTTCATCGGCCCGCCGGTGGGGGCGATCGAGGCGATGGGCGACAAGATCACCTCGAAGAAGATCGCGCAGGAGGCCGGCGTCAGCACGGTGCCGGGCTACATGGGGCTGATCGAGGATGCCGAGGAGGCGGTGCGGATCAGCACCGAGATCGGCTATCCGGTGATGATCAAGGCCTCTGCGGGCGGCGGCGGCAAGGGGATGCGGATCGCCTGGAACGACGAGGAGGCGCGCGAGGGCTTTCAGAGCTCGAAAAACGAGGCGGCGGCCAGCTTTGGCGATGACCGGATCTTCATCGAGAAGTTCGTGACCCAGCCGCGGCACATCGAGATCCAGGTGCTTTGCGATGCCCATGGCAACGGGATCTATCTGGGAGAGCGCGAGTGCTCGATCCAGCGGCGGAACCAGAAGGTGATCGAGGAGGCGCCCTCGCCGTTTCTCGACGAGGAGACCCGCCGCGCGATGGGCGAGCAGGCCGTGGCGCTGGCGCAGGCGGTTGGCTACACCAGCGCGGGCACGGTGGAGTTTATCGTCGACGGGGAGAAGAACTTCTACTTCCTGGAGATGAACACGCGGTTGCAGGTGGAGCATCCGGTGACGGAGTTGATCACCGGGGTGGACCTGGTGGAGCAGATGATCCGGGTGGCCAATGGCGAGCCGCTGACCATGACCCAGGCCGACGTGAAGCTGAACGGCTGGGCGATGGAGAGCCGGATCTACGCCGAGGATCCCTATCGCAACTTCCTGCCCTCGATCGGGCGGCTGGTGGCCTACTGCCCCCCCGCGGAGGTGGCCGAGGCGGCCCGCGCGGTGCGCAACGATACCGGCGTCTACGAGGGCGGCGAGATCTCGATGTATTACGACCCGATGATCGCCAAGCTCTGCACCTGGGCACCGACCCGGGGGCAGGCGATCGAGGAGATGCGGGTGGCGCTGGACAGTTTCGAGCTGGAGGGGATCGGGCACAACATCCCGTTTCTCGCGGCGGTGATGGACCATCCCAAGTTCGTCGCGGGCGACATGACCACCGCCTTCATCGCGGAGGAATATCCTGACGGCTTTGCCGGCGTCGAGCTGAGCGCGGCCGACAGGCGGCGGGTCGCGGCGGCGGCGGCGGCGATGTATCGCGTGGCCGAGATCCGGCGCAGCCGGGTGAGCGGCCGGATGGACAACCACGAGCGCCACGTCGGCGAGGAGTGGGTGGTGAGGGTGGGCAGCGAGACGCTGGTGACCGAGATCGCCGCCGACCGGGCGGGCTCCACCGTGGCCTTCTCGGACGGCACCGTGCATCGGGTGGCCTCCGACTGGACGCCGGGCGACAGCCTTGCCCGCCTGCAGGTGGACGGCAAGCTGATGGTGCTGAAGGTGGGCAAGATCGTCAGCGGCTTCCGCATCCGGTTCCGGGGCGCGGACGTGCCGGTGAAGGTCTGGACGCCGCGGCAGGCCGAGCTTGCCGCGCTGATGCCCGAGCGGCTGCCGCCCGACACCTCCAGGCTGCTGCTCTGCCCGATGCCGGGCCTGATCGTGAAGGTCAACGTGGCCGAGGGCGACGAGGTGCAGGAGGGGCAGGCGCTTTGCACGGTCGAGGCGATGAAGATGGAGAACATCCTGCGCGCCGAGAAGACCGGCAAGGTGGCCAAGATCAACGCGGGGCCGGGTGACAGCCTCGCGGTGGACGACGTGATCATGGAGTTCGAATGA